One part of the Dermacentor andersoni chromosome 2, qqDerAnde1_hic_scaffold, whole genome shotgun sequence genome encodes these proteins:
- the LOC126541908 gene encoding uncharacterized protein isoform X1, whose product MATILDNGICEHNRPVLTQETDQLVSDHDSRHKASLPTSSMVWCASVTTLSNKGFEGNGPCSGMCGTLLFFVPFSILAPAHLQELSSSVEVTFFTEDPVSADSCGDSRRHIGPNLYRHIGG is encoded by the exons ATGGCCACAATTCTTGACAATGGCATCTGTGAACACAAT AGGCCAGTCTTGACACAGGAAACTGACCAGCTTGTCAGTGATCATGATTCCCGACACAAAGCATCCCTACCAACCTCTAG CATGGTGTGGTGTGCAAGTGTGACCACCCTTTCAAATAAG GGGTTTGAAGGCAATGGACCATGCAGCGGAATGTGCGGAACCCTGTTG TTTTTTGTTCCTTTCAGCATTCTTGCTCCAGCACATCTACAAGAACTAAGCAGTTCCGTGGAAGTCACCTTCTTCACTGAAGATCCTGTTTCTGCAGATAGT TGTGGCGATTCTCGAAGGCACATCGGTCCCAATTTATACAGGCATATCGGCGGCTGA
- the LOC126541908 gene encoding uncharacterized protein isoform X3, with amino-acid sequence MATILDNGICEHNRPVLTQETDQLVSDHDSRHKASLPTSSMVWCASVTTLSNKGFEGNGPCSGMCGTLLCGDSRRHIGPNLYRHIGG; translated from the exons ATGGCCACAATTCTTGACAATGGCATCTGTGAACACAAT AGGCCAGTCTTGACACAGGAAACTGACCAGCTTGTCAGTGATCATGATTCCCGACACAAAGCATCCCTACCAACCTCTAG CATGGTGTGGTGTGCAAGTGTGACCACCCTTTCAAATAAG GGGTTTGAAGGCAATGGACCATGCAGCGGAATGTGCGGAACCCTGTTG TGTGGCGATTCTCGAAGGCACATCGGTCCCAATTTATACAGGCATATCGGCGGCTGA
- the LOC126541908 gene encoding uncharacterized protein isoform X2 has product MATILDNGICEHNRPVLTQETDQLVSDHDSRHKASLPTSSMVWCASVTTLSNKGFEGNGPCSGMCGTLLHSCSSTSTRTKQFRGSHLLH; this is encoded by the exons ATGGCCACAATTCTTGACAATGGCATCTGTGAACACAAT AGGCCAGTCTTGACACAGGAAACTGACCAGCTTGTCAGTGATCATGATTCCCGACACAAAGCATCCCTACCAACCTCTAG CATGGTGTGGTGTGCAAGTGTGACCACCCTTTCAAATAAG GGGTTTGAAGGCAATGGACCATGCAGCGGAATGTGCGGAACCCTGTTG CATTCTTGCTCCAGCACATCTACAAGAACTAAGCAGTTCCGTGGAAGTCACCTTCTTCACTGA